From the genome of Anopheles merus strain MAF chromosome X, AmerM5.1, whole genome shotgun sequence, one region includes:
- the LOC121593475 gene encoding nucleolar protein 14 homolog yields MCAKVSRKADAVLRRKAAATVRKPNPFETVVMKTKHAVLNRGTQSKRPGQLHRLSHEKREQTLGKEFALLHKTNQFMDARQNGRYARQPSRKEQAKEMYNLNLTHGGRTMHEIEHLDDVPDGADEDEDEDGMLQDAFTSATHFGGGSDDDSGRPAGKDRKTVIEEMIAESKRQKTERQRENDEMYEMRLRLDDELKSLMPQFTEHIRRDSERPKPDDYDRALREMVFEPRGAPTEKLKSIDRAAEEQKRREVAEREKQQRMQQQEAQRVTHGASRPISADALGDDYLVEGEGEGEEEAYYGEPDGEDVRNGSAPDEEEEEEEEEEDEGEESDSSEADSLSDLKAAVQHKDDSEDESDAEPEPAKQTVAPKAKAKPAAVAPTYTLRMVDVPREYEQFAELLDGHEGDVQGRVGVVASMVHTLRQKPFLHKSRWSVLFAYALNYLGVRFAHSTSATIAGEFEMLHLLTPLLHDIAQTDPSGIGRVFHSVLEEKYSEFRKQPRRYPDLATVVLLKLVPVLFSASDRRHSIVTPALVFVGEILSRCQVRNRRDIARGLLLVTTVLECAEHSKRFLPSAVAFLTGVLGQACAKDALHPLATVGQPFKLASLQLSEADVLTEADAAATQLTGQDLLLGQLTPSFKVRAIVCTVTLLSALCTQLDSNPALPIVAAHFLLPLRALRKAPASRPVQTALDEAIAQLSALAGRTLPYLAQAKQKPKPLRLLEPKINPVYEDIRRRPKEAVPVREQRRKLQQKIKKVTRGAKREIRLDNEYLAKLQHKRRMESDRERQQKVRQIFSHASHQQAELKSLDRRAKYRK; encoded by the exons ATGTGCGCCAAGGTGAGTAGAAAGGCGGACGCGGTGCTGCGCCGGAAGGCGGCGGCCACCGTCCGGAAGCCGAACCCGTTCGAGACGGTCGTGATGAAGACGAAGCACGCCGTGCTCAACCGTGGCACACAATCAAAGCGGCCCGGCCAGCTGCACCGCCTGTCGCACGAGAAGCGGGAGCAGACGCTCGGCAAGGAGTTTGCGCTGCTGCACAAGACGAACCAGTTTATGGACGCGCGGCAGAACGGCCGGTACGCCCGGCAGCCGTCCCGCAAGGAGCAGGCGAAGGAGATGTACAATCTGAACCTGACGCACGGCGGACGGACGATGCACGAGATCGAGCACCTGGACGACGTGCCGGACGGTgccgacgaggacgaggacgaggacggGATGCTGCAGG ATGCCTTTACCAGTGCGACACACTTCGGTGGCGGTTCGGACGACGATTCGGGCCGACCGGCCGGCAAGGACCGCAAGACGGTGATCGAGGAGATGATTGCGGAGAGCAAGCGGCAGAAGACGGAGCGGCAGCGCGAGAACGACGAGATGTACGAGATGCGGCTGCGGCTGGACGACGAGCTGAAGAGCCTGATGCCGCAGTTCACCGAGCACATCCGGCGGGATAGCGAGCGGCCGAAGCCGGACGATTACGATCGGGCGCTGCGCGAGATGGTGTTTGAGCCGCGCGGTGCCCCCACCGAGAAGCTGAAGTCGATCGATCGGGCGGCGGAGGAGCAGAAGCGCCGGGAGGTGGCCGAGCGGGAAAAGCAGCAGCggatgcagcagcaggaggCGCAGAGGGTGACGCACGGCGCTAGCCGGCCGATTTCGGCCGACGCGCTCGGCGATGACTATCTGGTGGAGGGTGAGGGTGAGGGCGAGGAGGAAGCGTACTACGGCGAGCCGGATGGGGAAGACGTTCGCAACGGATCGGCaccggacgaggaggaggaggaggaggaggaggaggaagatgaGGGTGAGGAGTCGGATTCGAGCGAGGCGGACAGCCTGTCGGACCTGAAGGCGGCGGTGCAGCACAAGGACGACAGCGAGGACGAGTCGGACGCGGAACCGGAACCGGCCAAACAAACTGTAGCGCCCAAAGCGAAGGCCAAGCCGGCGGCCGTTGCGCCCACGTACACGCTGCGCATGGTAGACGTGCCGCGCGAGTACGAACAGTTTGCCGAGCTGCTGGACGGGCACGAGGGCGACGTGCAGGGGCGGGTCGGTGTGGTCGCGTCCATGGTGCACACGCTCCGGCAGAAGCCCTTCCTGCACAAATCGCGCTGGTCGGTGCTGTTCGCCTACGCGCTCAACTACCTCGGCGTGCGGTTTGCGCACTCCACCAGCGCCACGATTGCGGGCGAGTTCGAGATGCTGCACCTGCTGACGCCGCTGCTGCACGATATCGCGCAAACGGACCCGTCCGGCATTGGCCGGGTGTTCCACAGCGTGCTCGAGGAAAAGTACAGCGAGTTCCGGAAGCAACCCCGGCGCTATCCCGATCTGGCGACGGTCGTGCTGCTCAAGCTGGTCCCTGTCCTGTTCTCGGCGTCCGATCGGCGCCACTCCATCGTGACGCCGGCGCTCGTGTTCGTGGGGGAAATTCTCTCCCGCTGTCAGGTGCGCAACCGGCGCGACATTGCCCGCGGCCTGCTGCTCGTCACGACCGTGCTGGAGTGTGCGGAGCATTCCAAGCGGTTTCTCCCGTCCGCCGTCGCCTTCCTGACCGGCGTGCTGGGGCAGGCGTGCGCCAAGGACGCCCTGCACCCGCTGGCCACCGTCGGGCAGCCGTTTAAGCTCGCCAGCCTGCAGCTCAGCGAAGCGGACGTGCTGACGGAGGCGGACGCCGCCGCGACACAGCTCACCGGGCAGGATCTGCTGCTCGGGCAGCTAACGCCCTCCTTCAAGGTGCGTGCCATCGTCTGCACGGTCACGCTGCTCTCCGCCCTCTGCACCCAGCTGGACAGCAATCCCGCCCTACCGATCGTTGCGGCCCACTTTCTGCTCCCGCTGCGCGCTCTGCGCAAAGCGCCGGCCAGCCGTCCGGTGCAGACCGCGCTCGACGAAGCGATCGCGCAGCTGTCCGCGCTGGCCGGCCGCACCCTGCCCTACCTGGCGCAGGCGAAGCAGAAACCGAAACCGCTGCGGCTGCTCGAGCCGAAGATTAACCCGGTGTACGAGGACATCCGGCGCCGGCCGAAGGAGGCGGTGCCGGTGCGCGAGCAGCGCCGCAAGCTGCAGCAGAAGATTAAGAAGGTGACGCGCGGCGCCAAGCGCGAGATACGCCTCGACAACGAGTACCTGGCGAAGCTGCAGCACAAGCGGCGCATGGAGAGCGACCGCGAGCGGCAGCAGAAGGTGCGCCAGATCTTTAGCCACGCGTCGCACCAGCAGGCCGAGCTGAAATCGCTCGACCGGCGGGCCAAGTATCGGAAGTAA
- the LOC121593478 gene encoding methionyl-tRNA formyltransferase, mitochondrial: MLLSRVRPRRSIFRSITNASAQRHFANVSRLKVLFFGTDHFSLPSLKSIHTNLVNNGRVERLEVVTSFKAAKNPVKQYSRTAGLPLHDWPACTPATAGRFDLGVVVSFGHLIPETFIDCFDRGMLNVHASLLPKLRGAAPIVHAIANGEQRTGISIMRIKPKQFDVGEILLQSAVSIERDTLMPELHDRLAAIGADCLVTCIEDLEGYYQRLTVQNDAEATYAPKIDPKFAEIRWPQATAVSVYDRYRALYGLRPLLTSFGGELVKLFKLSFDSTQPVPAVPADRPGQLEYSKRSRQLLVRCGDGRALELLQLSVGGKKTLSGQDFYNGFLSKMNRSDRYFK, translated from the exons ATGCTGCTGAGCCGGGTACGCCCAAGGCGTTCGATCTTCCGCAGCATCACCAACGCCAGCGCCCAGCGACACTTTGCCAACGTTTCCCGCCTCAAGGTGCTGTTCTTCGGCACGGACCACTTCTCACTGCCAAGTCTGAAAAGCATTCACACCAATCT AGTAAACAATGGGCGAGTGGAGCGGCTCGAGGTGGTGACGTCGTTCAAGGCGGCGAAGAACCCGGTGAAGCAGTACAGCCGAACCGCCGGCCTGCCGCTGCACGATTGGCCCGCCTGTACGCCTGCCACTGCCGGCAGGTTCGATCTCGGCGTGGTCGTTTCGTTCGGCCACCTCATACCGGAGACGTTCATCGATTGCTTCGATCG GGGAATGCTTAATGTGCACGCTAGCCTACTGCCCAAGCTGCGCGGTGCGGCCCCGATCGTGCACGCCATCGCGAACGGCGAGCAGCGGACCGGCATCAGCATCATGCGCATCAAGCCGAAACAGTTCGACGTCGGGGAAATACTGCTCCAGTCGGCGGTCAGCATCGAGCGCGACACGCTAATGCCCGAGCTGCACGACCGGCTGGCCGCGATCGGTGCCGACTGCTTGGTCACCTGCATCGAGGACCTGGAGGGCTACTACCAGCGGCTAACCGTGCAGAACGATGCGGAGGCAACGTACG CGCCGAAAATCGATCCAAAGTTTGCGGAAATCCGATGGCCCCAGGCAACGGCTGTGAGCGTGTACGATCGGTACCGCGCCCTGTACGGGCTGCGCCCACTGCTCACCAGCTTTGGGGGGGAGCTAGTGAAGCTGTTTAAACTGTCCTTCGACAGCACGCAGCCGGTACCGGCAGTGCCGGCAGACCGGCCCGGCCAGCTCGAATACTCCAAGCGCAGCAGGCAGCTGCTGGTTCGGTGTGGTGACGGTCGAGCGCTAGAACTGTTGCAGCTATCCGTCGGCGGAAAGAAGACACTGTCGGGGCAAGATTTTTACAACGGCTTCCTGAGCAAGATGAACCGATCGGACCGGTACTTTAAGTGA